The genomic stretch CTGAACGTCAGCATAAATACCAAATACATCAGCAGCAGAAATATCGGCAGACCCAGAACACGATGTATCAGGATGGCATCGGCCATATCGCTTTTGTCATGCCGCAATTCGACGGTGCTTTTGATGGTCTCCTGGCAGGCGCCGGATATAAAGCCGTATCTTCTGTCCGCAAGGATTATTTCCGGCTCATCGCCGAAAATATTTTTAAGATGCTCGATACTCTCTGCCGCATATTTAAGAACCTCTTCGCTTCCGATTTTTTCTCTTATGTTGCCGTCCTGCTCTAATAGTTTTATTGCCAGCCATCGCTGCCCAAATTTCTTCGCCAATTGCTGTTCTTTGTCGGCGATAAGTGTTTCAATTTTTATAAGCTCCGTTCCAATTTCATCCCCGTAGTTAATCCTGTGAATCCTTTCCACTTTCCCTTGTCGGGCTGTTTCAATAACGGCATCGAGCAGATTCGCTCTGCCTTTTACCCTGTTGCCAACGGTGGATACTATTCTCGCTTGCAGAAGCTCCGATAAATACCCTGTATCGAATTGCAGGCCTTTCCGCTCGGCGATGTCGCTCATATTAAAAGCCAAAACCAGGGGCACGTTCATTTCCATCAATTGTGTCGCCAAATACAAATTGCGCTCGATAACCGACGAATCAATAACGTCAAGCACAACCTCCGGCTGTTCCTCGATTATGAAATTACGTGCAATAAGCTCTTCCTCCGAGTAAGCCGACAGACTGTACGTCCCTGGCAAATCCACGACTGTTATTTCGTAATCCTTGTATTGGCACAGTCCTTCTTTTTTTTCTACCGTTACTCCGGGATAATTTCCTACGTGTTGACGGGCGCCGGTCAGCATATTGAATATGCTGGTTTTGCCGCTGTTGGGATTGCCTGCTATCGCTACTGTTATTTTCTTCATAATTCCTGCGACACCATAATCTTCCGCGCCACCCCCCTGCCTAACATCACTTTGCAGCCCTTAACGCTTATCACAAAAGGCCCGGGATGCCCGCCCCCTATTACCGTTATCTCCACGTTCGGCACAAGTCCCATGGAAGCCAATCGGCTGTTTAATCCTCTTCCGGCGTCTATATAAGCCAGCTTGACCTTCTCGCCGCTCTTGACACTGGACAGTGGTTTAACCTGCTTATCCGTCATATGCAGTTTTCCTGTTTTTTCTCTTCCTGCTGTTTTTATAAAATCTTTCGAATTTATCAGTAAATTCGTGTCCCTTTTTGCCGTTTTTGGAAACGAACTCTATAAAAGACAGCAGTCTCGCGATGACTTCCGGCCCGAGGGTGTGTTCCGCCCTGCATGCCGCCTTTTGTGCGGCGTTTTTCTCGACGCCCAATATATCGATAAAAAAGGAGCTGAGAATATTATGCTTTCGGACGATTTCCGCCGCGCTTCTTTTGCCTGATTCCGTAAGTGTAACGTAATTGTACGGCTTATAGTTGGCCAGTCCCTTCCCTTTAAGGATACGCAGTGCGCTGGTAACGGACGCTTTTGATACGCCCAGCGCCCTTGCTATCTCTTTGCTGCGGGCCACGTTAGATTCTCCTGCAAGATTAAAAATCGCTTCGAGATAATCCTCTAAAGAAGCGCTTAAACCGTTGTTTTTTGTTTCCATAATAACCCTTTTATCTTAATTAGTAAGCTAAACCTAATATAGTTAGCTTTAGCTAACTTGTCAATGGGTTTTTTGAGAATTTTCTGCAAAAAACCTCTGTTCCTACCGGTTGTCCTGTATTACAATATTAGCTTGTGTGCGGGTATGTGTATTTGAAAATCGTATAGTAAGTTATATATTAATAATCTTGAAATGTCTGTTCGCCCTAAAACAAACTCGTTTCTTGGTTCACTCATCGGCTTGTTTTTGTCGGTATTCGGTAGGCGGCCGTCCAGGCCTGCTGCGGATGATTTCAGGCGAATGGAATTTAAAACCAGCACACAGCATCTGGGAGTCCGGTTTACAGAAAAGATTCGTAATGTTTTCAGATTTAAGTGGCTGCGAAAATTTTAGCTCTACACTGCTCTCTAAGAGTCGGAGTCTTTTATGACAGAGCTTAATATCATACCTCCGCCGGGCAAGGCACCTATTCTTAGCGAAAACGCTTTGACCGTATTGCAAAGCCGGTACCTAATCAAAGACGAGCATGGTAAATGCGTAGAGACGCCGGCTCAGCTCTTCAGCCGCGTAGCAATGCTGGTAGCCAACGCCGAAGCTCAATATGGCGCATCACCCGACGAAGTCAAACAGTGGCACCAAACATATTATGACCTGATGACACAGCTTCAGTTCCTGCCCAACTCCCCTACCCTTATGAATGCGGGCCGGCAGGGAATGCTCAGCGCCTGTTTCGTGCTGCCCATCGAAGACAGCATAGAAGGAATATTCGAAACGATTAAGCAGACCGCCCTGATTCAAAAAGCGGGCGGCGGCACAGGGTTCTCACTCGATAAATTAAGACCCGCGGGCGACCGCATCGAATCCAGCGGCGGCACAACCTCCGGGCCGATAAGCTTTTGGCGGGTTTTTTCTGAAGCCACCAACGCGATTCAGCAGGGCGCTTTTCGCCGGGGCGCTAATATGGGTATGATGAGCATTGGACATCCAGACATTCTGAAATTCCTGCATGCCAAGCAGAACTTAACGGCCTTTACCAACTTCAATATCTCCGTCAAAATCACCGATGACTGGATGGGGACGCTTGCCAAATCGCCTAATGCTGCCCACATCGTGGAAAACCCTCGCACAAAACAGCGGTATTTACTGCCTCGTCGAATTGATATCGCAAACTACACAATAAACGATTTGTATAAATTGACCGGCAAACCGCCGAAACGCAAAGACAAGTTCTTCACCGTCAGTGACATTTGGAAAATGATAGTCAAATGTGCCCACAAAACCGGCGAGCCGGGTGTGGCTTTTATCGACCGAATCAACCGTGACAATCCGACTCCGTCGCTTGGCCGGATAGAAGCGACCAATCCCTGTGGCGAACAGCCGCTGCTGCCTTACGAGGCCTGTACCCTCGGCAGTATCAACCTTGCGAAATTTGTTGTTTCGGACGGGCCTAAACTTGAAATGAATTGGCCGGGGCTGGCAGAAACCGTTAAATTGTCCGTGCGTTTTCTCGACAACGTCATCGACGCCTGCAATTATCCTGTAAGAAACACGGCGCACATTGCTCAGTCTAACCGCAAAATAGGTCTCGGTGTTATGGGGTTTGCCGATTGCATGTTTTTGCTCGGCATACCTTACGATTCGCAGCAGGGTATCGAGTTCGGCGAAACTATCGCGAAATTTATCAACGAAAATGCCCGCCGGGCCAGCGGCACTCTCGCCGATTTGCGAGGGCCGTTTCCAAACTGGAATCATAGTCTATGGCGCACAGAGAAGAGCAAAAAAATCCGCAACGCTTCCATTACATGCGTGGCCCCTACCGGCACCATAAGTATCATCGCGGATTGTACCTGTGGGATTGAGCCGGCCTATTCGCTGGTCTTTCTCCGCCAGATATTGAGCGAAGCAAGATTGCTGCAGGTAAACCCGATTTTTCAGCAAATAGCCGAAAAAAACGGTTTTTACACCAAAAAACTCGAAAAACAGATTGCCAAAACCGGCAGCATTCAGAAAACCCCTCAAATCCCGCCCAAAATACGCAAAGTCTTCAAATGCGCCTATGATATTGAGCCGCAATGGCACATTCGGATGCAGGCTGCTTTTCAGCGGCACTGCGATGCAGCGGTCAGCAAAACCGTAAATTTCAGTGAAAATGCCCCCATTGCGGCAGTCGATAAGGCATATAAATTGGCCTATCATCTTGGCTGTAAAGGAATTACGATTTATCGCCGCCGCAGCAGGGCAAGCGAGCCGATGAGTCTTTATTAGCCTTATCAGCCATCTGTCCGATAAGCAATTCTACTTCAGGGAAAAAATGCAGAACCTTCATACACTGACGGCGTAAGACTTTATAGAAACAGGTAAAAAACGCAGCTTTTTTAAGTAAAGTAGCTATTGGATTGTTGACGATAAAAAAACAGAAAAGGAATTTTTCTCCCCTCCGGAAAACATCGGGTATAAAGACGTAGCCCGATGTTTTCTTTTTTCATATCCCGATGCCCCTCTCTATGCGTTTTTGCCGCAGCATTTCTTATATTTTTTGCCGCTTCCGCACGGGCATGGGTCGTTTCTGCCGACCTTAGGCTGCTCTAATTTTATTTGTTTTACTTTCTGCTCACCCTGCGGCGCTTGGGCGGCGGCACGCTGCTGCTCGGCCATAGCGAACTGCCCTACCTCATCGTGGGTTGTTTCCCTTACATTCCAGACACTTCTGGCTTTTATGGTTCTTGCTCCAGCTTTTAAATTGGTAATGATGATACCTGAGACAATGATGATACCTGAAACACGGTCCTCAATGGTTTCGAGCATCTCGTTAAACATCCGGAAACCTTCGCGTTTGTATTCGACCTTCGGGTCTTTTTCAGCGAAAGAACGCATCCATACGCTGTCTTTCAGGTGGTCCATCGAATAAAGATGGTCCTTCCATGTGCTGTCGTAGACGTCTAGTAGGAAATTTTTTTCAAAGTCGCTGAAATCAGCCGGATACTCTATTTCCCTTTGTTTGTATTTGGCAGTAGCCATTTCGATAAGAAGTTGACTGACTCGTGAAGTACTGATGCCCTTTAGCTGCTCGGCGTCTAATTTTATATCGAATTTGGCTTGTGCCCGCTCGGCAAATGTGCGAATGGCAAAATCTTCCTTCAAAAATTCAACCAGTTGTGAGCAGTCCTTCTTGTCAATCTGCTCGGCGGCGGCGCTAATCAGTTGCTCTTCAATTTCCTCCGGCTCCTGTTGTTTCACTTTGGCAGGGCTTAAGTCGACTTTAAACTCGCTCATCGCCCACTTGCACAAACCTTCGACGTCCCAGCTTTGCTTGTCTGAGTAATCTTCCAAATACTCTCCAATAGAAAGCGATATGTTGTTTTTGACATCATCTTGTGCTTGAACCTTTATTAGCATTTCGACATCTTTTCTTTGTTCCTCTATTACATATTTTCTCACTTCCTCCAATCTTGAAGCAATATACGATCGTTTGAAATCCGTACCGAAGTTATTTTTAAACCACTCGATAATACATCCAACTTTGTCTCCCTTAAAGTCCTCAGATAAAAATTTCATTAGTTCTGACTCTGCACCTTGCTTTTTGAGAATTCGCTTGGTGGTGTTTGATGCATCATCTTTTGTCTGTTGCTCTATTAATCTTTCGATTGCTTTAACCTGTTTCTCTCTTACTTCGATCCCGATTTCCTCCAGCCTATAGACAATATCTTTGTATTTCAAATCGGCATCAAAATTTTTTCTTGCCCACTCAATGATACACTTGGCTGAATAGTCTTCCTTCAAAATGGTGTTGCAATTCTTTTCGATAGAATGTTCTATCATTTCCTTGATAATATTTTTCAGTTCCTTGCCCGTTAGAATTTTGCGCCTGCGGGAATAGAAAATCTTTCGCTGGTAATCCATCACCTCGTCGTATTCGAGCAGGCTCTTGCGCGTCTCGAAGTTCCGCTCCTCCACTTTCTTTTGTGCTCGTTCAATTCCCTTGCTTATCCGCTTGTTCTGTATCGGCTGTCCTTCTTCCCATCCAATCCACGAAAGTGCCTTCACCGTCCATTCTGGAGAAAAAATTCGCATCAGGTCATCATCGAAGCTGAGGAAAAACTGGCTCGAACCCGCATCTCCCTGCCTGCCGCATCGGCCTCGGAGCTGGTTATCAATTCTCCTCGCCTCGTGCCGTTCTGTCCCGAGAACGTGCAGGCCGCCGATTTCAGCCACGCCGGGGCCGAGTTTTATGTCGGTTCCTCGACCTGCCATATTTGTTGCAATGGTTATATTACCCTGCATCCGGCCGTCCCTGCTCGCGTGCTGCTGGCCGGCTTTGGCTACAATTTCAGCCTCCCTTGCGTGATTTTTGGCGTTCAGAATCTCATGCGGGTATTCTTTACCGAACCGTCCCTTAAGGGCATTGGATAGTGCTTCGTTCTTTTCTATGCTCACCGTCCCAACAAGCACCGGTCGGCTGGCTATGCTGATGTTGTTTATCTCCTCAACTATCGCGTTAAGTTTCTCCCTCCTCGTTTTATAGATTATGTCTTCCATATCTTTTCTTATGCAGGGTTCATTCGTCGGTATCGCAACAACTTCGAGCTTGTAAATCTTATTAAATTCTTCAGCTTCGGTGGCAGCAGTGCCGGTCATTCCCGCTATCTGGCCGTAAAGCTTGAAAAAATTCTGCAGTGTGATAGTAGCAAGTGTTTGAGTCTCTTCTTTCACCTGGACACCTTCTTTTGCTTCTACTGCCTGGTGCAGTCCGTCAGACCATTGCCTGCCGTGCATCAGCCGCCCCGTAAATTCATCGACGATTATGACCTTGCCGTCCATTACAACGTAATCTTTCTCTCTCTCGAAAGTCACATGTGCCCGCAGACTCTGTTCCAATAGATGCGGCCAATCCATATTTGAGCCTGTGAAAAACGACCCTACTCCCGCTGCAGCCTGTGCGGCCCCTACCCCTTCGTGGGTCAGGTGGACCGCTTTTCTGTCGTATTCAACCTCGTAATACTGCGTAGCACCGCTTAGTCGCCCTTGTGCGTCTTCAAACTCTCTCTCTGCTTTCTCAATTGCACTCTGGGCCTTTTCGACTCGTTCATTATCCTTGTCTTTTTTTGCTTCGGCCAGCTCGCCTTCGGCATTGGCCTGCGTTCGCTCGGCAGAATCGATTTGTTTCTTTATACGGTCGTAACTGCTTTGCAGAGAAATTAGTTTTCTTGCCACCTCGTCTGCTTTTCCATATCTGGTTACATCATCGAAGGCAGGCCCGGATATAATCAGAGGCGTCCTCGCCTCGTCGATTAGAATCGAATCAACCTCATCGATTATGGCGTATTCAAGCTCCCCCTGCACCATTTGTTCGAGCGACAGCTTCATATTGTCGCGAAGATAATCGAAACCGAATTCGTTGTTTGTCCCATAAGTTATATCGCAACCATATTGGGTCTTTCGCTCATTACCGGCCGTATTCATATCCGCCTGAATCGCCCCTACAGATAGTCCCAGTGCTTTATAAATCGGCCCCATCCACTCTGAGTCTCGCTTGGCTAAGTAATCATTGACCGTAACGACATGGACGTGTCGCCCCGTCAAATGAACAAGGTATGCCGCTAAGGTTGCCACAAGTGTTTTACCTTCCCCCGTAACCATTTCTGCAATCTTGCCGTCATAGAGGACATTGCCGCCGATGAGCTGCACGTCAAAATGACGAAATCGAAAAGGCTGTTTTGATTCAGGATAAAGATTGCGAATCTCAGCGTAAAATTCTATTGGCACGTTCAAGTCATGCAGGTTTGTACCCTCTTGAACCTGTTTTTTTAAATCTTGAAATATTCTTTTGCTTGCATCACTTAGTTTGGATGTGTCAAATTTATAATCATCTACAAGGACATTAAGCAGTCCTAAATGTCTGTCGGATACCTCACGAACCAAAGCGAACGCTTCAGCCAGAATATCTTCCGGCTTTGTGCCGGAGAGCAGAGATGCTTTTAACTCAGCCGTCTTGGCCCGCAGCGCCTCATCATCAAGGCGATTGATCTCGTCTTCATAGGTTCCTGCCTCTCGCGCTACCACTAAATAT from Phycisphaerae bacterium encodes the following:
- a CDS encoding adenosylcobalamin-dependent ribonucleoside-diphosphate reductase — its product is MTELNIIPPPGKAPILSENALTVLQSRYLIKDEHGKCVETPAQLFSRVAMLVANAEAQYGASPDEVKQWHQTYYDLMTQLQFLPNSPTLMNAGRQGMLSACFVLPIEDSIEGIFETIKQTALIQKAGGGTGFSLDKLRPAGDRIESSGGTTSGPISFWRVFSEATNAIQQGAFRRGANMGMMSIGHPDILKFLHAKQNLTAFTNFNISVKITDDWMGTLAKSPNAAHIVENPRTKQRYLLPRRIDIANYTINDLYKLTGKPPKRKDKFFTVSDIWKMIVKCAHKTGEPGVAFIDRINRDNPTPSLGRIEATNPCGEQPLLPYEACTLGSINLAKFVVSDGPKLEMNWPGLAETVKLSVRFLDNVIDACNYPVRNTAHIAQSNRKIGLGVMGFADCMFLLGIPYDSQQGIEFGETIAKFINENARRASGTLADLRGPFPNWNHSLWRTEKSKKIRNASITCVAPTGTISIIADCTCGIEPAYSLVFLRQILSEARLLQVNPIFQQIAEKNGFYTKKLEKQIAKTGSIQKTPQIPPKIRKVFKCAYDIEPQWHIRMQAAFQRHCDAAVSKTVNFSENAPIAAVDKAYKLAYHLGCKGITIYRRRSRASEPMSLY
- a CDS encoding FeoA family protein yields the protein MTDKQVKPLSSVKSGEKVKLAYIDAGRGLNSRLASMGLVPNVEITVIGGGHPGPFVISVKGCKVMLGRGVARKIMVSQEL
- a CDS encoding SEC-C metal-binding domain-containing protein, yielding MAFEKIGKILVSIFGSRSDRLVKTYLVVAREAGTYEDEINRLDDEALRAKTAELKASLLSGTKPEDILAEAFALVREVSDRHLGLLNVLVDDYKFDTSKLSDASKRIFQDLKKQVQEGTNLHDLNVPIEFYAEIRNLYPESKQPFRFRHFDVQLIGGNVLYDGKIAEMVTGEGKTLVATLAAYLVHLTGRHVHVVTVNDYLAKRDSEWMGPIYKALGLSVGAIQADMNTAGNERKTQYGCDITYGTNNEFGFDYLRDNMKLSLEQMVQGELEYAIIDEVDSILIDEARTPLIISGPAFDDVTRYGKADEVARKLISLQSSYDRIKKQIDSAERTQANAEGELAEAKKDKDNERVEKAQSAIEKAEREFEDAQGRLSGATQYYEVEYDRKAVHLTHEGVGAAQAAAGVGSFFTGSNMDWPHLLEQSLRAHVTFEREKDYVVMDGKVIIVDEFTGRLMHGRQWSDGLHQAVEAKEGVQVKEETQTLATITLQNFFKLYGQIAGMTGTAATEAEEFNKIYKLEVVAIPTNEPCIRKDMEDIIYKTRREKLNAIVEEINNISIASRPVLVGTVSIEKNEALSNALKGRFGKEYPHEILNAKNHAREAEIVAKAGQQHASRDGRMQGNITIATNMAGRGTDIKLGPGVAEIGGLHVLGTERHEARRIDNQLRGRCGRQGDAGSSQFFLSFDDDLMRIFSPEWTVKALSWIGWEEGQPIQNKRISKGIERAQKKVEERNFETRKSLLEYDEVMDYQRKIFYSRRRKILTGKELKNIIKEMIEHSIEKNCNTILKEDYSAKCIIEWARKNFDADLKYKDIVYRLEEIGIEVREKQVKAIERLIEQQTKDDASNTTKRILKKQGAESELMKFLSEDFKGDKVGCIIEWFKNNFGTDFKRSYIASRLEEVRKYVIEEQRKDVEMLIKVQAQDDVKNNISLSIGEYLEDYSDKQSWDVEGLCKWAMSEFKVDLSPAKVKQQEPEEIEEQLISAAAEQIDKKDCSQLVEFLKEDFAIRTFAERAQAKFDIKLDAEQLKGISTSRVSQLLIEMATAKYKQREIEYPADFSDFEKNFLLDVYDSTWKDHLYSMDHLKDSVWMRSFAEKDPKVEYKREGFRMFNEMLETIEDRVSGIIIVSGIIITNLKAGARTIKARSVWNVRETTHDEVGQFAMAEQQRAAAQAPQGEQKVKQIKLEQPKVGRNDPCPCGSGKKYKKCCGKNA
- a CDS encoding metal-dependent transcriptional regulator codes for the protein METKNNGLSASLEDYLEAIFNLAGESNVARSKEIARALGVSKASVTSALRILKGKGLANYKPYNYVTLTESGKRSAAEIVRKHNILSSFFIDILGVEKNAAQKAACRAEHTLGPEVIARLLSFIEFVSKNGKKGHEFTDKFERFYKNSRKRKNRKTAYDG